One part of the Haliotis asinina isolate JCU_RB_2024 chromosome 2, JCU_Hal_asi_v2, whole genome shotgun sequence genome encodes these proteins:
- the LOC137271839 gene encoding golgin subfamily A member 6-like protein 22 translates to MAVQLSWVFLTVIHLSVAFEFQSLAYPTFNPKQVNHPSVEKKDIQKAVSNLKEQRNRLEKQEQLISEHEDVITEQAKRLSKQRELLDQQMETLKAQDKQIKEQGERIDAQNKVLSDTIVSQKEEVARLSSVEEKLKRLETGGSVMKENHEELVEIANPIFQGNFTYLEEVGLSFTLIKTTVQNSKMEEYCREMTEGGRLIVLDTKPKYEAMQDYMDKETVEKKDIQKAVSNLKEQRNRLEKQEQLISEHEDVITEQAKRLSKQRELLDQQMETLKAQDKQIKEQGERIDAQNKVLSDTIVSQKEEVARLSSVEEKLKRLETGGSLMKENHEGLVEIANPILQGNFTYLEEVGLSFTLIKTTVQNSKMEEYCREMAEGGRLIVLDTKPKYEAMQDYMDKETGRLPRISD, encoded by the exons ATGGCGGTCCAACTGAGCTGGGTATTCCTAACAGTCATACATTTATCCGTTGCTTTTGAATTTCAAAGCCTCGCATATCCAACATTCAATCCGAAGCAGGTTAATCATCCTTCAGTTGAGAAAAAAGATATACAGAAAGCCGTCAGTAATCTAAAGGAGCAAAGGAACCGTCTCGAGAAACAGGAACAACTGATTTCCGAGCATGAGGATGTAATAACAGAGCAAGCTAAGCGTCTGTCTAAGCAGAGAGAACTTTTGGACCAACAAATGGAAACACTGAAGGCACAGGATAAACAAATCAAGGAACAAGGAGAACGTATCGACGCCCAGAATAAGGTGTTGTCCGACACGATTGTATCACAGAAGGAAGAAGTGGCGCGCTTGTCCAGCGTTGAAGAAAAGCTGAAACGACTGGAGACTGGAGGCAGTGTCATGAAGGAGAATCATGAAG AGTTAGTTGAAATCGCAAATCCCATCTTCCAGGGAAACTTCACATACCTTGAAGAGGTGGGGCTATCCTTTACACTTATTAAGACGACCGTGCAGAACTCGAAAATGGAAGAATATTGCCGGGAGATGACCGAAGGAGGTCGACTGATTGTCCTGGACACGAAACCAAAGTATGAGGCCATGCAAGATTACATGGACAAGGAAACGG TTGAGAAAAAAGATATACAGAAAGCCGTCAGTAATCTAAAGGAGCAAAGGAACCGTCTCGAGAAACAGGAACAACTGATTTCCGAGCATGAGGATGTAATAACAGAGCAAGCTAAGCGTCTGTCTAAGCAGAGAGAACTTTTGGACCAACAAATGGAAACACTGAAGGCACAGGATAAACAAATCAAGGAACAAGGAGAACGTATTGACGCCCAGAATAAGGTGTTGTCCGACACGATTGTATCACAGAAGGAAGAAGTGGCGCGCTTGTCCAGCGTTGAAGAAAAGCTGAAACGACTGGAGACTGGAGGCAGTCTCATGAAGGAGAATCATGAAG GGTTAGTTGAAATCGCAAATCCCATCCTCCAAGGAAACTTCACATACCTTGAAGAGGTGGGGCTATCCTTTACACTTATTAAGACGACCGTGCAGAACTCGAAAATGGAAGAATATTGCCGGGAGATGGCCGAAGGAGGTCGACTGATTGTCCTGGACACGAAACCAAAGTATGAGGCAATGCAAGATTACATGGACAAGGAAACGGGTAGGCTCCCAAGGATATCCGATTAG